Genomic window (bacterium):
GGCCGTAGAGCGTGTCGTCCCAGAACTGCCCCTCCTGGTAGCCCCCGTAGCCGACCACCGGCGACTGCACGGCCTCCAGTTCGGCCAGCGAGGCGCCGCGCGGCGGGATGCGGTTGTCCATGAAGACCGTGTCGTTGAGCACGAAGTGGAACGAGGGTCCCGCGTCGAGGCCCAGGATCGCGGCGAGCCGGTGCGAGGTGCCGGGCTCGATGTGGTAGATCTTCGCGTCCGGGTCGAGGGTCAGCACGCCGGTGGCGGCGTTGTAGGCGCCCGACTCGTAGACCAGGTTCGCCTGGTCGTCGAAGGCCCGCACGTTGATCCAGATGCGCCGACCCTCCGGGTACCCGCTGGGCAGCTTGTGGGCCGTCTCGTTGGTGACGCGCACCGTCACGCCCGGCCCGCCGCCGACGGGCGACTCGAAGACCTCGAGCGTGGCCGCCTTCTGCAGCATCGCCGTGACGCGTGCCTTGCCCGCGTTGAGGGCCGTCTGGTCGAACTCGCCCGGGAACCACGTCGGGATGAGGTCGGGCACGAAGTGGTTGCCGCCGGTGAGGTCGTGCACGCCGAGATCGGTGCGGATCGGACCGGTGGCGGCGCCGCGGCCGGTCGCGTCGGCCATGTGGCAGTCCTGGCAGGTGGAGACGATGCCGCCCGGCTTGACGCCGGCGAACTGCGGCGCGTAGACGCCGCCCTCGGCGTAGGCGCTGACCGACCACTCGCTGAACGTGCGTTCCACCGGGAACATGTCGCGCTTGTCCCCGTCGGGATGCGGCGCGTCCAGCTCCTGCACGACGTACTCGCCGGGCGCCGTGCCCGCGACGAAGGCCGGGTTGCTCACGTCGTGGCAGGTGCCGCACAGGTTGGCGGTGCGGTGGAAGGCCGAGTCCAGGAACTGGTGCGAGGCCAGGGCGTCCGCGTAGGGCCCGCGGCGGACGGGATCGGGGTCGGTGACGAATTGCCCGTTGCCGTAGCCGAGCACGGGCGCGGCGAGATTCGCGAGGATGCCCTCGTCGACGGCGGGGCTGACGCCGGGCTGGTAGACGGGGTCGACCTGCCGGTGGCAGAAATCGCACTGCACGCCCTGGCGGTCCGTCGTCGTGACCATGCCGCCGGAGGTGTCGGTCGAACGCCCCCCCTGCCAGCCGCCCGGGGTGTGGCAGCGCAGGCAGAGGTCGCCCGAGGCGGGCGCGTCCTGCTCGGCGATGATCATCGTCGCGGCGAAGACCGGGTCGCGCATGGTGTTGCCCATCATGCTGCCGCGCCAATTGGACCAGGGCTCCACGGCCGCGCTGTAGCCGCCGTGGCAGGTCGAGCAGGTGCCGTCGGGGTTGTCGAGTTCACCCGAGCCGAAGGGCTGGGTGCCGGGCAGGCGGAAGTCGCGCAGCGTGGTGGGCGCGACGCCGCCGACGTGCGGCGCGATCGTGAAGTCGGCGGCGCTGTCGCCGTAGCCGGCGTTGCCGGCCGCGTCGCGGGCGTGGACACGGATCCGCGACGTCGCGCCGGGCAGGTTGGGCACGAACCAGGCGTAGCTGCTCGACGGCGGCAGGTTGCGGGCCACGGTCTCCCAGTGGACGCCGCCGTCCTCGCTCAGCGAGATGTCGATCGCGGCGATGCCGCTCGGGTCGGTCGCGTTCCAGGTCACGTTCGCGGTGGTGTTCGGCGCGACGCTCTCGCCGCCCGACGGCCAGGTCACCGAGACCAGCGGCGGGTCGACGTCCGACCCGCCGGACGGCGTCAGGTGGTCGACCAGGTCGGCCTGGCTCACGTTCAGCGCGGAACCCGCGTTGGCGGCCTTGAGTCCGGGGAAGGTGGGCGTGTTCGCGAAGTTCACCGTGTCGGTGATCTCGATCAGCGCGGAGAAGCCGTCGTTGTCCGCGTCCTGCGTCTCGGCGGCCGCGACCGCCGCGGCGTTGGAGAGGCCGTTGTTGAGGCCGACCTCCACCAAGAGGCCGTAGGGATTGCGCGGCCCGCCGCCGCTGAAATCGAAGTGGCACACGCCGCAGTGGTTGGC
Coding sequences:
- a CDS encoding multiheme c-type cytochrome encodes the protein MRRTLFRMLVTALFLVAAAGAARARNPIRNSFFARYPAAVNTALDELPSHANHCGVCHFDFSGGGPRNPYGLLVEVGLNNGLSNAAAVAAAETQDADNDGFSALIEITDTVNFANTPTFPGLKAANAGSALNVSQADLVDHLTPSGGSDVDPPLVSVTWPSGGESVAPNTTANVTWNATDPSGIAAIDISLSEDGGVHWETVARNLPPSSSYAWFVPNLPGATSRIRVHARDAAGNAGYGDSAADFTIAPHVGGVAPTTLRDFRLPGTQPFGSGELDNPDGTCSTCHGGYSAAVEPWSNWRGSMMGNTMRDPVFAATMIIAEQDAPASGDLCLRCHTPGGWQGGRSTDTSGGMVTTTDRQGVQCDFCHRQVDPVYQPGVSPAVDEGILANLAAPVLGYGNGQFVTDPDPVRRGPYADALASHQFLDSAFHRTANLCGTCHDVSNPAFVAGTAPGEYVVQELDAPHPDGDKRDMFPVERTFSEWSVSAYAEGGVYAPQFAGVKPGGIVSTCQDCHMADATGRGAATGPIRTDLGVHDLTGGNHFVPDLIPTWFPGEFDQTALNAGKARVTAMLQKAATLEVFESPVGGGPGVTVRVTNETAHKLPSGYPEGRRIWINVRAFDDQANLVYESGAYNAATGVLTLDPDAKIYHIEPGTSHRLAAILGLDAGPSFHFVLNDTVFMDNRIPPRGASLAELEAVQSPVVGYGGYQEGQFWDDTLYG